A single window of Bacteroidota bacterium DNA harbors:
- the alaS gene encoding alanine--tRNA ligase, producing MNAKEIRRTFLEFFRSKGHEIVPSAPMVIKNDPTLMFTNAGMNQFKEWFLGNSPAKFKRVADTQKCLRVSGKHNDLEEVGVDTYHHTMFEMLGNWSFGDYFKKEAIDWSWELLTEVYELPTDRLYATVFEGNSAEKLAFDQEAFDQWKKYLPEERILRGNKKDNFWEMGDTGPCGPCSEIHFDSRNEEERKKINGATLVNHDHPQVIEIWNNVFMEFNRKADGSLEKLPAQHVDTGMGFERLVRVMQGKQSNYDTDVFLPIINQIEKLTSRKYSGTNSKQDIAIRVLSDHIRAISFAIADGQLPSNTGAGYVIRRILRRAVRYYYSFLGTKEPLLCRLVDTLAGEMGEFFPELNKQKTLITSVIEEEERSFLRTLASGINRFEDYTKKNSGKTIDGFFAFELFDTYGFPIDLTQLLARELKVSVDMDGFNKHLKAQKERSRSATAIDTDDWVELIKDAKTEFVGYQKTESESKIVRYRKVKAKGKDFFQLVLDKTPFYAESGGQVGDTGFLESANEKIKITDTKKENGVVIHFADRLPEDVTKIFHACVDAAKRKFTENNHSATHLLHAALRKILGTHVEQKGSLVNEEYLRFDFSHYQKVSEGEIAEIERVVNEKIRENISSSIKEMPIDEARKLGAMALFGEKYGDVVRVVTFDKNYSIELCGGTHVPATGQIGLFRITSESAIAAGVRRMEAITSAKAEHFIDEKIQTLNGIAELLKHPKDVLKSVQQLFEEKSFLEKQVEFFLREKAKGIKSELIAKVEKVNGVNFIAAKIELNSADAIKDLAYGIDEKVENLFLVLGAEINEKASLTIMISKNLVKEKNLDAGKIIRELAKEIQGGGGGQPFFATSGGSNVGGIPKALEKARTFVQ from the coding sequence ATGAACGCTAAAGAGATCCGTCGCACTTTTCTTGAATTTTTCCGCTCGAAAGGACATGAAATTGTTCCATCTGCACCCATGGTGATCAAGAATGATCCTACGCTCATGTTCACCAATGCGGGAATGAATCAATTCAAAGAATGGTTCCTCGGAAATTCTCCTGCAAAATTCAAACGCGTTGCCGACACGCAGAAATGTTTGCGCGTTTCCGGAAAGCATAATGATCTCGAAGAAGTAGGTGTCGATACGTATCATCACACGATGTTCGAAATGCTCGGCAACTGGAGCTTTGGAGATTATTTCAAAAAAGAAGCGATCGACTGGAGCTGGGAATTACTCACGGAAGTTTATGAATTGCCCACGGATAGATTATATGCAACTGTTTTCGAAGGGAATTCTGCAGAGAAATTAGCATTCGACCAGGAAGCTTTTGATCAATGGAAAAAATATTTACCGGAAGAAAGAATTCTGCGCGGAAATAAAAAAGATAATTTCTGGGAGATGGGCGATACCGGCCCGTGCGGCCCCTGTTCAGAAATTCATTTTGATTCGCGCAATGAGGAAGAACGGAAAAAAATAAATGGCGCAACATTGGTGAATCATGATCATCCGCAAGTGATCGAGATCTGGAACAATGTGTTTATGGAATTCAATCGCAAGGCCGATGGTTCACTTGAAAAACTTCCCGCGCAGCACGTGGACACGGGCATGGGCTTCGAGCGCCTCGTGCGCGTTATGCAGGGAAAACAATCGAATTATGATACGGATGTTTTTCTTCCGATCATCAATCAAATTGAAAAACTTACTTCAAGAAAATATTCAGGAACAAATTCCAAACAGGATATTGCAATAAGAGTTTTATCCGATCACATTCGCGCAATTTCATTTGCGATTGCGGATGGACAACTTCCTTCGAACACAGGAGCAGGTTATGTGATTCGAAGAATTTTGCGTCGTGCGGTGCGATATTATTATTCTTTTCTCGGAACCAAAGAACCATTGCTCTGCAGATTGGTTGACACGCTTGCAGGTGAAATGGGCGAATTTTTTCCTGAGTTGAATAAGCAAAAAACGCTGATCACTTCGGTGATTGAAGAAGAGGAAAGATCTTTTTTGAGAACGTTGGCGAGTGGAATAAACCGGTTTGAAGATTACACAAAGAAAAATTCCGGAAAAACAATCGATGGTTTTTTTGCATTTGAACTTTTTGACACCTATGGATTTCCTATCGATCTCACTCAACTTCTCGCCCGTGAACTGAAAGTGAGTGTGGATATGGATGGATTCAACAAACATCTGAAAGCGCAGAAAGAACGTTCCCGTTCCGCAACAGCAATTGATACGGACGATTGGGTGGAATTGATCAAAGATGCAAAAACAGAATTCGTCGGATATCAAAAAACAGAAAGCGAATCGAAAATTGTCCGTTACCGAAAAGTAAAAGCAAAAGGAAAAGATTTTTTTCAATTGGTTCTTGACAAAACCCCATTCTATGCTGAAAGCGGCGGACAAGTTGGAGACACCGGTTTTCTTGAATCTGCCAATGAGAAAATCAAGATCACCGATACAAAAAAAGAAAATGGAGTCGTCATTCATTTTGCAGATCGGCTCCCCGAAGATGTGACCAAAATTTTTCATGCGTGCGTGGATGCTGCGAAAAGAAAATTCACCGAGAACAATCACAGTGCGACACATTTGCTTCATGCCGCGTTGAGAAAAATTCTCGGAACGCATGTCGAACAAAAAGGATCGCTCGTCAATGAAGAATATCTCCGTTTCGATTTTTCACATTACCAGAAAGTGAGCGAAGGAGAAATTGCTGAGATCGAACGCGTGGTGAATGAAAAGATCCGTGAAAATATTTCTTCCAGCATTAAAGAAATGCCGATCGATGAAGCTCGTAAGCTCGGCGCAATGGCGTTGTTCGGGGAGAAATACGGCGATGTAGTACGTGTGGTGACATTCGACAAAAACTATTCCATCGAATTGTGCGGCGGAACACACGTGCCTGCAACAGGACAGATCGGGCTGTTCAGGATCACCAGTGAAAGTGCGATCGCTGCCGGTGTTCGCCGGATGGAAGCGATCACTTCTGCAAAAGCAGAACATTTCATTGATGAAAAAATTCAAACGCTGAACGGTATCGCAGAATTGCTGAAGCATCCGAAAGATGTATTGAAAAGTGTACAGCAATTGTTCGAGGAAAAATCTTTTCTTGAAAAACAGGTCGAATTTTTTCTTCGTGAAAAAGCAAAAGGAATAAAATCGGAACTCATTGCTAAAGTTGAGAAAGTGAATGGCGTTAATTTCATTGCAGCAAAAATTGAATTGAATTCTGCAGATGCCATCAAGGATCTTGCTTACGGCATTGATGAAAAAGTAGAAAATTTATTTTTAGTGCTCGGCGCCGAAATAAATGAAAAAGCATCGCTCACCATCATGATTTCGAAAAACCTCGTGAAAGAAAAAAATCTTGATGCAGGAAAAATTATCCGCGAACTCGCCAAAGAAATCCAGGGCGGCGGAGGCGGACAACCTTTCTTTGCGACGAGTGGAGGAAGTAATGTTGGTGGAATTCCGAAAGCATTGGAGAAAGCAAGAACATTTGTGCAATAA
- the pcaF gene encoding 3-oxoadipyl-CoA thiolase has translation MKPAYLINGVRTPIGNFGGTLSTIRPDDMAAFVIGELMKKNPSVDPAMIGDVILGCANQAGEDNRNVARMALLLAGLPNSVPGETVNRLCASGLSAAISGARAIACGDAELIIAGGVENMTRGPWVISKTSTPFGRDAQLFDSSFGWRFINPKMKEKYGTDSMGETAENLAGRDKVSREDQDKFSAWSQQKAAAAITSGRFKKEIIPVSIPQKKGDAIIFDKDEFGKPSTTPEGLSKLKPSFKKDGTVTAGNSSGLNDGAAALLLASEDAVKKNNLKPLARIVSMGVIGVEPRIMGIGPVEASNIALKKAGLKWNDIDIIELNEAFAAQSLACTRSWGLADNDARVNPNGGAIALGHPLGMSGARILNSAAIELQEKNKKYALVTMCIGVGQGYAVVIERA, from the coding sequence ATGAAACCAGCATATCTCATCAACGGCGTCCGTACTCCCATCGGAAATTTCGGCGGAACACTTTCCACCATTCGTCCTGACGACATGGCCGCGTTTGTCATTGGAGAATTGATGAAAAAAAATCCTTCCGTTGATCCGGCAATGATCGGTGATGTCATTCTCGGCTGTGCGAACCAGGCCGGCGAAGACAATCGAAACGTAGCACGTATGGCTCTTCTTCTTGCCGGACTTCCCAATTCTGTTCCCGGTGAAACGGTGAATCGTCTTTGTGCGTCCGGACTTTCTGCAGCGATCTCGGGTGCGCGCGCCATCGCATGCGGAGATGCTGAACTTATTATTGCGGGCGGAGTTGAAAATATGACGCGTGGCCCGTGGGTGATCTCGAAAACTTCCACTCCATTCGGAAGAGATGCGCAACTATTCGATTCAAGTTTCGGATGGCGTTTCATTAATCCGAAAATGAAAGAAAAATACGGAACCGATTCGATGGGAGAAACGGCAGAGAATCTTGCGGGAAGAGATAAAGTTTCAAGAGAAGACCAGGATAAATTTTCAGCGTGGTCACAGCAAAAAGCTGCGGCAGCAATTACAAGCGGCAGGTTTAAAAAAGAAATAATTCCTGTTTCCATTCCTCAGAAAAAAGGGGATGCAATTATTTTTGACAAAGATGAATTTGGAAAACCATCCACCACACCCGAAGGACTTTCGAAACTAAAACCTTCATTTAAAAAAGACGGAACGGTAACAGCGGGAAATTCATCCGGGCTGAATGACGGCGCCGCAGCATTATTGCTTGCATCGGAAGACGCTGTGAAAAAAAATAATTTAAAACCATTGGCAAGAATTGTTTCGATGGGCGTGATCGGTGTAGAGCCGCGCATAATGGGAATTGGCCCGGTAGAAGCAAGCAACATTGCGCTGAAAAAAGCCGGATTGAAATGGAATGATATCGACATCATAGAACTCAACGAAGCTTTCGCAGCGCAGTCGCTTGCGTGCACGCGCTCGTGGGGACTCGCAGATAATGACGCACGCGTGAATCCGAATGGTGGCGCTATCGCACTCGGGCATCCGCTTGGAATGAGTGGTGCACGTATCCTGAATTCTGCAGCGATAGAATTGCAGGAAAAAAATAAAAAATATGCACTCGTCACTATGTGCATTGGTGTTGGGCAGGGATATGCTGTAGTGATTGAAAGAGCTTGA
- a CDS encoding gliding motility-associated C-terminal domain-containing protein — MNFNKIFLSLIPALFLQQFLTAQVLCVECFRQNDSISDNVTNMIINGGFEQSTCSSGSYYCPQSSGYTCDIANWTCTGGGTSTYAALYDNSIMAVVQGTYSCYMGNYFCNACSATAGDTSCIAYTSCAASGIPSGYPNNTAAYGGATGVSLSQTVNNLVIGDCYVLEFWTGGEDFFTNRGIFAVDLGYGNILFPCYPTDPSVAFVGSRYVVQFRATAASQTVKFTNWGHICGSCTEVVLDDVKLYPMSQLDSSVTACDSSCLTIIPPPPPPPVICDASTVIIPNIFTPNGDGVNDSLVINSKCEIKLTIYDRWGMKLYSTSGEHVSWDGKYKNSPVTDGVYYYIAEIDGKQRNGFLHIIR, encoded by the coding sequence ATGAACTTTAATAAAATATTTCTTTCGCTTATTCCCGCATTGTTCCTGCAACAATTTCTCACCGCGCAGGTTCTTTGTGTAGAATGTTTCCGGCAGAATGATTCCATCAGCGACAATGTGACGAACATGATCATCAATGGAGGATTCGAGCAAAGTACGTGTAGTTCCGGCTCCTATTACTGTCCGCAATCATCAGGATATACATGCGATATCGCCAACTGGACCTGCACCGGAGGTGGTACTTCGACGTATGCAGCATTGTATGATAATTCTATAATGGCTGTTGTGCAGGGAACTTATTCCTGTTACATGGGAAATTATTTCTGCAACGCATGTTCGGCAACTGCAGGTGATACTTCCTGCATCGCATATACTTCCTGTGCTGCAAGCGGAATTCCTTCCGGTTATCCGAACAACACGGCAGCTTACGGTGGAGCCACTGGCGTTAGTTTATCCCAGACTGTAAATAATCTTGTTATCGGAGATTGTTACGTACTCGAATTCTGGACCGGCGGAGAAGATTTTTTTACGAATCGCGGAATTTTTGCCGTGGATCTTGGTTATGGAAATATTTTATTTCCGTGTTACCCAACTGATCCCTCTGTTGCATTTGTTGGTTCGCGATATGTTGTTCAATTCCGCGCAACGGCAGCTTCACAAACTGTAAAGTTCACTAACTGGGGTCACATCTGTGGCTCGTGTACAGAGGTGGTGCTTGATGATGTAAAACTTTATCCCATGTCGCAACTGGATAGTTCAGTCACTGCATGCGATTCATCGTGTTTAACCATCATTCCACCACCACCACCACCACCTGTTATCTGTGATGCAAGCACGGTGATCATTCCGAATATTTTTACGCCGAACGGCGATGGAGTGAATGACAGTCTTGTGATCAATTCAAAGTGTGAAATAAAACTGACGATCTATGATCGCTGGGGAATGAAACTTTATTCCACTTCCGGCGAACATGTTTCGTGGGACGGCAAGTATAAAAATTCTCCGGTCACTGATGGTGTTTACTATTACATTGCAGAGATCGATGGAAAACAGCGGAACGGATTCCTTCACATTATCCGATGA
- a CDS encoding transferase hexapeptide repeat family protein, which translates to MIYEFNGYRPVVHESSFVHPQAVVTGNVIIGKNVYIGPGAALRGDWGEIIIEDGCNVQENCTIHMFPGTTVLLKEGAHIGHGAIIHGATIGKNCLVGMNAVLLDNVVLGDECIVGALALVASDAEFPNRKLIVGNPASAIKDVSEKMIAWKTRGTELYQQLPAECKAMLRECKPLNEIPKDRPKQQDIYKTWSENKK; encoded by the coding sequence ATGATCTATGAATTCAATGGTTATCGCCCGGTAGTTCACGAATCTTCTTTCGTTCATCCGCAGGCAGTCGTTACAGGAAATGTGATCATCGGAAAAAATGTTTACATCGGCCCCGGTGCAGCTTTGCGTGGCGACTGGGGAGAAATTATTATTGAAGACGGTTGCAACGTGCAGGAGAATTGCACGATCCACATGTTTCCGGGAACAACTGTTTTGCTGAAAGAAGGAGCGCACATCGGGCACGGCGCGATCATTCACGGCGCGACGATCGGAAAAAATTGTCTCGTGGGAATGAATGCTGTGTTGCTCGATAACGTGGTGCTCGGCGACGAATGTATTGTGGGTGCGCTTGCACTCGTGGCTTCCGATGCTGAATTTCCGAATCGAAAACTCATTGTAGGAAATCCTGCTTCTGCGATCAAAGATGTTTCGGAAAAAATGATTGCGTGGAAAACAAGAGGAACTGAATTGTACCAGCAGCTTCCGGCAGAATGTAAAGCAATGCTCCGGGAATGTAAACCGCTTAATGAAATACCGAAGGATCGTCCGAAGCAGCAGGATATTTATAAAACGTGGAGCGAGAATAAAAAATGA
- a CDS encoding DUF2304 domain-containing protein, producing the protein MERIQIIAIAASVCFLAFIASLIIRGKLREEYAIIWIICSVLLIAFSFWRKGLDVVAHLVGVFDPPNLIFTGALFAVFIYLLHLSVVVSKLQEQNKTLAQDIALMKEKLKKSE; encoded by the coding sequence ATGGAACGCATCCAGATCATAGCCATTGCAGCAAGTGTTTGTTTTCTTGCATTCATTGCGAGTCTCATCATTCGCGGAAAATTACGCGAAGAATATGCGATCATCTGGATCATCTGTTCCGTACTGCTCATTGCATTTTCATTCTGGAGAAAAGGGCTCGACGTGGTGGCGCATCTTGTTGGTGTTTTCGATCCGCCGAATCTTATTTTCACCGGTGCGCTCTTCGCCGTTTTCATTTACCTGTTGCATCTCTCTGTTGTGGTTTCCAAGCTCCAGGAACAGAACAAAACATTGGCACAGGATATTGCATTGATGAAAGAGAAATTAAAAAAATCAGAATGA
- a CDS encoding DUF2490 domain-containing protein codes for MKIFFPLLCLFFTSRALAQADEKPFANDAQLWENINAEHKLQRNFTARFSHEGRITNNMTRLTYYFEDFGVEYKIPKTHFSFLLDYVYIRKLQQKSMTELWSNRHQYYFAVNYSFKVGPIHVHDRQMLMGQVKDLYTSTNGGVPDWYLRNKVTLRYDLNFYWSAYLAEEYYWHMNTPQPDATPHFNRMRYFAGIYYHLDKRNEFELYYLVEQHTNVNNANHNYVLGLGYGFTL; via the coding sequence GTGAAAATATTTTTTCCGCTTTTATGTTTGTTCTTCACGTCGCGTGCGCTTGCACAAGCGGATGAAAAACCATTTGCCAATGACGCTCAATTATGGGAAAACATCAATGCAGAACATAAGTTACAGCGGAATTTTACCGCCCGTTTCAGTCACGAAGGAAGGATCACGAATAATATGACACGATTGACCTATTACTTCGAGGATTTCGGTGTGGAATATAAAATACCGAAAACGCATTTCAGTTTTTTACTCGATTATGTTTACATCCGGAAGCTGCAGCAAAAAAGTATGACGGAACTGTGGAGCAACAGGCATCAATATTATTTCGCGGTAAATTATTCATTTAAAGTAGGGCCGATCCACGTGCATGACCGGCAGATGCTCATGGGACAAGTGAAAGATCTTTATACAAGCACGAATGGAGGAGTACCGGACTGGTACCTGAGAAATAAAGTGACGTTGCGCTATGATCTTAATTTTTACTGGTCGGCCTATCTTGCGGAAGAATATTACTGGCACATGAATACGCCGCAACCGGATGCAACGCCTCATTTCAACCGCATGCGTTATTTTGCCGGGATCTATTATCATCTCGACAAGCGGAATGAATTTGAACTCTATTACCTCGTGGAGCAGCACACGAATGTTAACAATGCAAATCACAATTATGTACTGGGTTTAGGTTATGGTTTTACGCTTTAG
- a CDS encoding efflux RND transporter permease subunit encodes MNNFMKSIIAFSLKNKLFILFITVLTAVIGVISYFNTPVEAFPDVTNTQIEIITLWPGRSCTEIEKFVTIPIEIAMNSVQKKTIVRSISMYGLSDVIIIFDDGIDDPFARQQVNNLIHDVDLPDEIKPEVLPPGGPTGEVFRYTVQSKQRTIKDLTTIQNWQIDRTLRQVSGVADIVTFGGDIKTYEIQVDPHLLTKYDLAPLDVYDAVGKSNINVGGDIIEQNEQAFVVRGLGLLKNKNDIEDIIIKSENGTPILVKNVATVIESALPRLGSVALDHDTDVVEGVVIMRKGENPGEFLHNLKDKIEKLNNGLLPADVKIVPFYDRDRLIGFCTHTVLHNLFEGIILVTLVVFIFMADWRTTVTVAMIVPMALLFAFICLRLMGMTANLLSMGAIDFGIIIDGAVVMVEGVFVALDHKAHERGMVVFNKLAKLGMIKKTGAEMGRAILFSKIIILTALIPIFSFQKVEGKMFSPLAFTLGFALLGALIFTLTLVPVMTSILLKKNVREKKNPFTNFVTRVFIKMFEAAFRRKNLSLVLAFSILAVSIYSFRFLGTEFLPELNEGALWVESSLPLSVNITESRKIADKMRHILMQFPEVDGVLSQTGRPADGTDPDGFYSIQCQVNLKPKEEWTRQISQDDLIDEMDKKLRQIPGVIFNYSQPIIDNVHEAVAGMNADIAVKVYGPNLKMIDSLGRQIIPIMNSVRGIDDVGLLKTIGQPELTISTDKARMKAYGVSTGDCQTVIEMAIGGKAATQLYDDDKHFDIRLRYKPEFRTNEEDIGNLLVPTINGNKIPLKAIANIEKRIGDIRISRDNNTRFGGVKFTVRDRDLGSAIKEAQDSIDKKIKPLLPEGYHLEWAGEYENQVRATKRLGQVVPISLIIIFVILFIAFANIKDAVIVIITVPFSLIGGIMALLITNTIFGISAGIGFIALFGVCVQNGVILISVFKKNLSEKMSLKDAITAGVASRVRPVVMTAMMAAIGLFPAAISTGIGSETQKPLAIVIIGGLVSATILTLLVLPIIFEKAYKRKHSELGL; translated from the coding sequence ATGAATAATTTCATGAAAAGCATTATTGCTTTTTCGCTGAAGAATAAACTTTTTATTCTTTTCATTACTGTGTTGACCGCTGTGATCGGTGTGATCAGTTATTTCAATACACCGGTCGAAGCTTTTCCAGATGTGACCAATACACAGATCGAGATCATTACACTGTGGCCCGGAAGAAGCTGCACCGAAATCGAAAAATTCGTAACGATCCCCATCGAGATCGCGATGAATTCTGTGCAGAAGAAAACGATCGTGCGTTCCATTTCTATGTACGGACTTTCTGACGTGATCATCATTTTCGATGACGGCATCGACGATCCATTTGCGCGGCAGCAAGTGAACAATCTTATTCACGATGTGGATCTGCCTGATGAAATAAAACCGGAAGTTCTTCCTCCCGGTGGGCCTACCGGAGAAGTTTTCCGTTACACCGTTCAAAGCAAACAACGCACAATAAAAGATCTCACTACAATCCAGAACTGGCAGATCGATCGTACGCTTCGCCAGGTTTCCGGCGTTGCAGATATCGTTACGTTTGGCGGCGATATAAAAACTTACGAGATACAAGTTGACCCACATTTGCTCACGAAATATGATCTCGCACCGCTTGATGTTTACGACGCAGTTGGAAAAAGTAATATCAATGTGGGTGGCGATATCATTGAACAGAATGAACAGGCCTTCGTGGTGCGTGGACTCGGTTTGCTGAAAAATAAAAATGATATTGAAGATATTATTATCAAAAGCGAAAATGGTACGCCCATACTTGTAAAAAATGTTGCAACTGTTATTGAATCGGCACTTCCACGCCTTGGATCAGTTGCACTCGATCACGACACCGATGTGGTGGAAGGAGTGGTGATCATGCGCAAAGGAGAAAATCCCGGAGAGTTCCTGCACAATTTAAAAGACAAAATCGAGAAACTCAACAACGGACTTCTTCCTGCTGATGTGAAGATAGTTCCGTTCTATGATCGCGACCGGCTCATTGGTTTCTGCACACACACGGTGCTTCACAATCTTTTCGAAGGAATTATTCTCGTCACATTAGTGGTTTTTATTTTCATGGCCGATTGGCGAACGACGGTAACTGTTGCAATGATCGTTCCCATGGCTTTGCTTTTCGCTTTCATTTGTTTACGCCTTATGGGCATGACAGCCAACCTCCTCTCGATGGGTGCAATAGACTTCGGCATCATTATCGACGGGGCAGTGGTAATGGTTGAAGGAGTCTTTGTGGCATTAGACCACAAAGCCCACGAGAGGGGGATGGTTGTCTTCAACAAATTAGCGAAGCTCGGGATGATCAAAAAAACAGGAGCAGAAATGGGCCGCGCCATCCTGTTTTCAAAGATCATTATTCTTACAGCGCTCATCCCGATTTTTTCTTTTCAGAAAGTGGAAGGAAAAATGTTTTCGCCGCTCGCGTTCACGCTCGGGTTTGCGCTGCTGGGTGCGCTCATCTTCACGCTCACGCTCGTGCCCGTGATGACGAGCATCCTGCTGAAGAAAAATGTGAGGGAAAAGAAAAATCCATTCACGAATTTCGTCACACGTGTTTTCATTAAAATGTTCGAGGCCGCATTCAGGAGAAAAAATCTCAGTCTTGTCCTTGCTTTTTCAATTCTTGCTGTCAGTATTTATTCTTTTAGATTTCTCGGCACAGAATTTTTACCGGAGTTGAATGAAGGTGCTTTGTGGGTTGAATCGAGTTTGCCATTGAGCGTGAACATTACGGAGTCGAGAAAGATCGCCGATAAAATGCGGCACATACTCATGCAGTTTCCTGAAGTGGATGGCGTATTATCACAAACAGGAAGGCCCGCTGACGGAACAGATCCCGATGGATTTTACAGCATCCAGTGCCAGGTGAATCTGAAACCGAAAGAAGAATGGACGCGCCAGATCTCGCAAGACGATCTCATTGACGAAATGGATAAAAAACTGAGACAGATTCCAGGCGTCATCTTCAACTATTCGCAACCGATCATCGACAATGTTCATGAAGCAGTGGCAGGAATGAATGCAGATATTGCTGTTAAAGTTTATGGGCCCAATCTGAAAATGATCGATTCACTCGGCCGGCAGATCATCCCGATCATGAACAGTGTGCGCGGAATTGATGACGTCGGATTATTGAAAACCATCGGTCAGCCGGAGTTAACGATCTCTACGGATAAAGCAAGAATGAAAGCATACGGTGTGAGTACCGGAGATTGCCAGACCGTAATTGAAATGGCGATCGGAGGAAAAGCTGCGACACAACTTTATGATGACGATAAACATTTTGATATTCGCTTGCGTTACAAACCCGAATTCCGCACGAACGAAGAAGACATCGGGAACCTGCTCGTACCTACAATCAACGGAAATAAAATTCCGCTGAAAGCGATCGCAAATATCGAGAAACGTATTGGCGACATACGCATCAGCCGCGACAACAACACGCGGTTTGGCGGAGTAAAATTTACAGTGCGCGACAGAGACCTTGGCAGTGCGATCAAGGAAGCGCAGGATTCCATTGACAAAAAAATAAAACCATTATTGCCGGAAGGTTATCATCTCGAATGGGCGGGTGAATATGAGAACCAGGTGCGCGCTACAAAAAGATTGGGACAGGTTGTGCCGATATCGCTCATCATTATTTTCGTCATTCTCTTCATTGCATTTGCGAATATTAAAGATGCAGTGATCGTTATCATTACGGTTCCTTTTTCGCTCATTGGCGGGATCATGGCGCTGCTCATCACCAATACGATCTTCGGGATCTCTGCAGGCATCGGGTTCATTGCGCTCTTCGGTGTTTGTGTGCAGAATGGCGTCATACTTATTTCTGTGTTCAAGAAAAATCTTTCGGAGAAAATGTCGCTCAAAGATGCGATCACTGCAGGCGTTGCTTCGCGTGTGCGCCCGGTGGTGATGACTGCAATGATGGCCGCTATCGGGTTATTTCCCGCGGCTATTTCCACAGGCATTGGTTCTGAAACGCAAAAACCGCTGGCAATTGTCATTATTGGTGGTCTTGTAAGTGCAACTATTTTGACACTTCTCGTTCTTCCTATTATTTTTGAGAAAGCTTACAAGCGCAAACATTCTGAGCTTGGATTATAA
- a CDS encoding efflux RND transporter periplasmic adaptor subunit translates to MRTHCFIAATLVLLVSCEPKKNEETTVSNPPGIISLSNAQLHNIATDTAKTVKADEDLTLTGKISFDESKVGKVYPLVGGNVIRVNVSLGDQVRKGQLLATIRSTDISDLQSQYSVALNNQAVAKKNLDIAQELYNTNVNSETQLLASKNEYSRTQSESNRLLQALAVYGASTSNADGLYNVYAPIDGYVVEKNVNEEMEIRSDNGTNIFTVSSLNTVWVLADVYESDLAKINVGDEVEVTTLAYEGKIFKGKIGLVGNLLDPDTKTMKIRIEMDNPDALLKPGMFAVVKVHIGTPEVVIAVPSSSVLFDNNKTYVMVRKTTNLFEKRLVVTGANAGKKTFIKSGLQNGDIVITEGSLLAANNTN, encoded by the coding sequence ATGAGAACACATTGTTTCATCGCTGCCACTTTAGTTCTTCTTGTTTCGTGTGAACCGAAAAAGAATGAAGAAACTACAGTAAGCAATCCACCGGGGATCATTTCGCTCTCCAATGCGCAGCTCCATAACATTGCCACCGATACTGCTAAAACAGTCAAGGCGGATGAAGATCTCACGCTCACCGGAAAAATTTCTTTCGATGAAAGTAAAGTGGGAAAAGTTTACCCGCTCGTTGGCGGAAATGTAATTCGTGTGAATGTTTCGCTCGGCGATCAGGTTCGCAAAGGACAGTTGCTTGCTACCATTCGCAGTACCGACATCAGCGATCTGCAGAGCCAGTATTCTGTTGCGCTCAACAACCAGGCCGTTGCAAAAAAGAATCTCGACATCGCGCAGGAACTTTACAATACCAATGTGAATTCAGAAACACAATTGCTTGCTTCTAAAAATGAATATTCAAGAACGCAATCCGAATCGAACAGGTTGCTCCAGGCGCTTGCTGTTTACGGCGCCAGCACTTCGAATGCCGACGGACTTTATAATGTGTATGCGCCTATCGATGGATACGTGGTGGAAAAAAATGTGAATGAAGAAATGGAGATTCGTTCCGACAACGGAACAAATATTTTCACCGTATCATCGCTCAACACTGTTTGGGTTCTTGCTGATGTTTACGAAAGTGATCTTGCAAAAATAAATGTGGGCGATGAAGTGGAGGTGACCACACTGGCATACGAAGGAAAAATTTTCAAAGGTAAAATAGGACTCGTCGGAAATCTTCTTGATCCGGATACTAAAACGATGAAGATCCGGATAGAAATGGATAATCCTGATGCACTTTTAAAACCAGGAATGTTCGCAGTGGTGAAAGTACATATAGGCACTCCTGAAGTGGTGATCGCTGTTCCTTCCTCATCCGTTTTGTTCGATAATAACAAGACGTATGTGATGGTGAGAAAAACAACAAATCTTTTTGAAAAAAGACTGGTTGTTACAGGAGCGAACGCCGGAAAAAAAACATTTATCAAAAGCGGTTTGCAGAATGGTGATATAGTGATCACCGAAGGAAGTTTGCTCGCCGCTAACAATACGAATTAA